From the genome of Uranotaenia lowii strain MFRU-FL chromosome 1, ASM2978415v1, whole genome shotgun sequence, one region includes:
- the LOC129738150 gene encoding protein Wnt-10a-like, which translates to MLRQGRWTSIQSIDSFFRRPPGQLISAGQDQHRIGIVCLPDVRATCRTVPGLTREQLELCYRASDVTAAAIEGLELGVRECQHQFQWHRWNCSSLSTRSRNPHTSSMLKRGMF; encoded by the exons ATGCTTCGACAGGGACGATGGACTTCCATTCAAAGCATTGATTCTTTCTTTCGGAGGCCACCAGGACAGCTAATTTCTGCTGGGCAAGATCAACACAGGATAGG AATCGTTTGCCTGCCGGATGTCCGTGCCACTTGTCGAACCGTGCCGGGATTGACCCGGGAACAGCTAGAATTGTGCTACCGGGCCAGTGATGTGACTGCAGCCGCCATCGAGGGTCTAGAGCTGGGAGTGCGGGAGTGTCAGCATCAGTTCCAGTGGCACCGGTGGAATTGTTCCTCTCTGAGCACCCGGAGtcggaatccgcacacatccagTATGCTGAAACGAGGtatgttttaa
- the LOC129738151 gene encoding uncharacterized protein LOC129738151, producing the protein MAAAETSAPSPATNPEETFHCVACNLPDSIADLVQCDQCDQWWHQSCAGVTASIKDKPWTCRNCLPAECSKSDISHVSLPSKGIRLKLEQLAEKRALEKKALQIKLEAIQAELKMVDDKYKLLQAAANELDDNVSVRSRVSRTTSFERTTEWLDQISDTENTAGGPYLPGSGISPTVELNSTTTGVAKKKPIESTPRAIPSQVRQKKRKDLQQQRAEPKPFSEDDPNLSEQHLEEDGVLKLRPKRHHQPALSVPTVPVGRFREPVAETTSLPSHHPADPAKDVNNFISNGHSSRMQSMYGKPLPPPLIPENQGKPFANNCLSNDTLYEPHESLIKQLGSCPSESLNFMEIIADYTPTTAQLAARQVMSRDLPTFDGNPADWPVFISTFTTTTLACGFNQTENLIRLQRALKGDALESRKSEFKRGLLEEHME; encoded by the exons ATGGCAGCAGCGGAAACCAGCGCGCCATCCCCTGCGACGAATCCCGAGGAAACATTTCACTGTGTTGCATGTAATCTTCCGGATTCAATAGCAGATCTTGTACAATGTGATCAATGCGACCAGTGGTGGCATCAGTCTTGTGCGGGCGTCACCGCATCCATCAAAGATAAGCCATGGACATGTCGAAACTGTCTTCCAGCAGAATGCAGTAAAAGCGATATTTCCCATGTCAGCTTACCATCCAAGGGAATACGTTTGAAGTTGGAGCAGCTGGCTGAAAAGCGCGCTCTTGAAAAAAAGGCACTCCAAATTAAATTGGAGGCAATCCAGGCCGAACTGAAGATGGTCGATGATAAATATAAGCTGTTGCAAGCCGCTGCCAACGAATTGGATGACAACGTTAGCGTTCGTAGTCGAGTTAGCAGAACCACCAGTTTTGAGCGAACCACCGAGTGGCTCGATCAGATTTCCGATACAGAAAATACGGCAGGCGGTCCTTATCTTCCCGGGTCGGGAATTAGCCCGACTGTCGAACTGAATTCAACAACAACTGGTGTAGCTAAAAAGAAGCCAATCGAGTCAACTCCGAGAGCAATTCCATCCCAGGTCAGGCAGAAGAAAAGGAAGGACCTTCAGCAGCAGAGGGCCGAGCCAAAACCGTTTTCCGAAGACGACCCGAACTTATCAGAACAACATTTGGAAGAGGATGGCGTTCTGAAACTCCGTCCGAAACGCCATCACCAACCAGCACTTTCGGTTCCAACAGTCCCCGTTGGTCGTTTTCGAGAGCCCGTAGCAGAGACAACGAGTCTTCCGAGTCATCATCCGGCGGATCCAGCGAAAGATGTGAATAACTTCATCAGCAACGGACACTCATCCAGAATGCAATCCATGTATGGTAAACCACTACCTCCTCCCCTCATCCCCGAGAATCAAGGTAAGCCCTTTGCCAATAATTGCCTATCAAATGACACATTATATGAGCCTCATGAGTCCCTGATAAAACAGCTAGGGAGTTGCCCAAGCGAAAGTTTAAACTTTATGGAAATTATCGCGGATTATACGCCGACAACAGCTCAATTAGCGGCACGCCAGGTCATGTCTCGGGACCTTCCAACCTTTGATGGGAACCCGGCTGACTGGCCCGTCTTCATTAGCACGTTTACGACTACCACATTAGCGTGTGGGTTCAATCAAACGGAAAATTTGATACGCCTCCAGCGTGCCCTTAAAGGCGATGCGTTAGAGTCG AGGAAATCAGAGTTTAAGAGAGGGCTACTAGAGGAACACATGGAGTAA